In Pseudomonas fluorescens, a genomic segment contains:
- a CDS encoding transposase — MLSPIPQVHPLQGNPLAAGLKLLPVKGTSLVAEEIGLKHATAVVTYDDGERQRVPHPYLGDLLLYIQPQGSDPYAVNWTVKLNAMDFDEVARGSLKSLAKQKENREKARLRHALEEIYYHSAGIRTVRVSRDLLDPVLVANLDLLYGYHDREISLESNLLEDFSHDIEDCVTQGRPVASVALMYGQRWGRRDLFLTKIYKDIWERKLPVSLFDPILIDHPLMTDAPDVLQVYSSLFAGLSE, encoded by the coding sequence ATGCTCAGCCCCATTCCACAAGTTCATCCACTTCAAGGAAACCCCTTAGCTGCTGGGCTGAAACTTCTGCCAGTGAAGGGAACATCATTGGTTGCAGAGGAAATCGGTCTCAAACACGCTACAGCTGTCGTGACCTACGATGATGGTGAGCGCCAGAGGGTTCCCCACCCCTATTTGGGCGATCTGCTTCTCTATATCCAGCCGCAAGGCTCGGACCCCTATGCCGTGAACTGGACAGTAAAGTTGAATGCGATGGATTTTGATGAGGTCGCTCGGGGAAGTTTGAAGAGCTTGGCGAAACAGAAAGAAAACCGCGAGAAAGCTCGCTTACGGCACGCCTTGGAAGAGATTTACTACCACAGTGCAGGAATCAGGACTGTGAGGGTTTCCAGGGATCTGCTGGATCCAGTCCTAGTGGCCAACTTGGATCTTCTGTATGGCTACCATGATCGCGAGATCAGCCTCGAATCAAATCTTCTCGAGGATTTCTCACACGACATCGAAGACTGTGTCACTCAAGGGAGACCAGTAGCGTCCGTTGCGTTGATGTACGGACAGCGGTGGGGGCGGCGTGATCTGTTTCTGACGAAGATCTACAAAGACATATGGGAGCGCAAACTACCGGTCAGTTTGTTTGACCCGATCCTTATCGATCATCCATTGATGACGGATGCGCCGGATGTTCTGCAGGTCTATAGCTCACTTTTTGCCGGGCTATCCGAATGA
- the atpD gene encoding F0F1 ATP synthase subunit beta: MSSGRIVQIIGAVIDVEFPRDSVPSIYNALKVQGAETTLEVQQQLGDGVVRTIAMGSTEGLKRGLDVVDSGAAISVPVGKATLGRIMDVLGNPIDEAGPIDTEERWGIHRPAPSFAEQAGGNDLLETGIKVIDLVCPFAKGGKVGLFGGAGVGKTVNMMELIRNIAIEHSGYSVFAGVGERTREGNDFYHEMKDSNVLDKVALVYGQMNEPPGNRLRVALTGLTMAEKFRDEGNDVLLFVDNIYRYTLAGTEVSALLGRMPSAVGYQPTLAEEMGVLQERITSTKEGSITSIQAVYVPADDLTDPSPATTFAHLDATVVLSRDIASLGIYPAVDPLDSTSRQLDPNVIGQEHYDTARGVQYVLQRYKELKDIIAILGMDELSETDKQLVSRARKIQRFLSQPFFVAEVFTGASGKYVSLKDTIAGFKGILNGDYDHLPEQAFYMVGGIEEAIEKAKKL, encoded by the coding sequence ATGAGTAGCGGACGTATCGTTCAAATCATCGGCGCCGTTATCGACGTGGAATTTCCACGCGACAGCGTACCGAGCATCTACAACGCGCTGAAAGTACAAGGCGCGGAAACTACCCTGGAAGTTCAGCAGCAGCTGGGCGACGGCGTAGTTCGTACCATTGCGATGGGTTCTACCGAAGGCTTGAAGCGCGGTCTGGACGTTGTCGACTCTGGCGCTGCCATCTCCGTACCGGTCGGTAAAGCGACCCTGGGCCGGATCATGGACGTACTGGGCAACCCGATTGACGAAGCTGGCCCGATCGACACCGAAGAGCGCTGGGGCATTCACCGTCCAGCACCTTCGTTCGCGGAACAAGCTGGCGGCAACGACCTGCTGGAAACCGGCATCAAGGTTATCGACCTGGTTTGCCCGTTCGCCAAGGGCGGTAAAGTCGGTCTGTTCGGTGGTGCCGGTGTAGGCAAGACCGTAAACATGATGGAACTGATCCGTAACATCGCCATCGAGCACAGCGGTTATTCCGTGTTCGCCGGTGTGGGTGAGCGTACTCGTGAGGGTAACGACTTCTACCACGAGATGAAGGACTCCAACGTTCTGGACAAAGTGGCACTGGTTTACGGTCAGATGAACGAGCCGCCGGGAAACCGTCTGCGCGTAGCCCTGACTGGCCTGACCATGGCCGAGAAGTTCCGTGACGAAGGTAACGACGTTCTGCTGTTCGTCGACAACATCTATCGTTACACCTTGGCCGGTACTGAAGTATCCGCACTGCTGGGCCGTATGCCTTCGGCAGTAGGCTACCAGCCGACCCTGGCTGAAGAGATGGGCGTTCTGCAAGAACGTATCACTTCGACCAAGGAAGGTTCGATCACCTCGATCCAAGCGGTATACGTACCTGCGGATGACTTGACCGACCCGTCGCCTGCGACCACCTTCGCCCACTTGGACGCCACCGTCGTACTGTCCCGTGACATCGCTTCCCTGGGTATCTACCCAGCGGTCGATCCACTCGACTCGACTTCGCGCCAACTGGACCCGAACGTGATCGGCCAGGAGCACTACGACACCGCTCGCGGCGTTCAGTACGTGCTGCAGCGTTACAAAGAACTGAAGGACATCATTGCGATCCTGGGTATGGACGAACTGTCGGAAACCGACAAGCAGTTGGTATCCCGCGCTCGTAAGATCCAGCGCTTCTTGTCGCAGCCGTTCTTCGTGGCTGAAGTCTTCACCGGTGCCTCGGGTAAATACGTTTCCCTGAAAGACACCATTGCTGGCTTCAAAGGCATCCTCAACGGTGACTACGACCACCTGCCAGAACAAGCGTTCTACATGGTCGGCGGCATCGAAGAAGCGATCGAGAAAGCCAAGAAACTGTAA
- a CDS encoding TnsD family Tn7-like transposition protein, translating to MSVTSGQEWVRGQFPRLDWLPDETLFSLCSRQHLVMGNLDPATTSTAVLGLSEKFIKHDIPCGIAALEQNGFHYWGNAESILLHHTIFSVFVPFQNKIKIEDAIITIKGDRIDSLKYRLGLVSSGFGAEHPLKACPYCMREDVDAHGIAYWHLTHQYPGVLICPRHQAWLMVSTKSRRWSGRFEWSLPTKDCLIQQASSQKLWLRPAFLNLANNVIDLAVIGRVMSLESCTVAATYRKAVLQGGRSASLLDRIEPLRRFHLFESLPEDEKSTESFMNQLIRTPRRSIHPLKHLLLIDWLFDDLRSFLKAYDAEVARLVQRVASTPSRKPDEQVSLSNAAAPTKNTPRPKRLKGQLKEVLLSKLGKGIPKQKLCKELEISVSTINRLLRANPVTNALAIEARNSRELAEHRAQWQYLHNLHPELGVQALRNTIPSIYAWLYRNDKAWLMAKEQTFVKPAKVEKHPIDWEARDSRLLSMIRTAYEAITGLQRGPVTTTELYARVPMLSSCLENRNRYPASRAFLSTVLHRSKSKVLHDHVQCGKASGFR from the coding sequence ATGAGCGTCACTTCAGGTCAGGAATGGGTGAGAGGGCAATTCCCTCGGCTGGACTGGCTACCCGACGAAACACTATTCAGCCTATGCAGTCGACAGCATCTTGTAATGGGTAACCTGGACCCTGCGACTACATCGACTGCCGTGCTGGGCCTATCTGAGAAATTTATAAAGCATGATATTCCTTGCGGCATAGCAGCTTTAGAACAGAATGGATTTCATTATTGGGGAAACGCGGAGTCGATTCTCCTACATCACACAATATTCTCAGTGTTTGTACCGTTCCAAAATAAAATAAAAATTGAAGATGCAATAATAACTATAAAAGGCGATCGAATTGATTCACTTAAATATCGACTTGGCTTGGTATCAAGTGGTTTTGGCGCTGAACACCCGTTGAAAGCATGTCCGTATTGTATGCGCGAGGATGTGGACGCCCATGGTATAGCTTACTGGCACCTCACACACCAATATCCAGGTGTGTTGATCTGTCCACGCCACCAAGCTTGGCTCATGGTATCCACCAAAAGTAGGCGGTGGTCAGGTAGGTTTGAATGGTCGCTACCAACCAAGGACTGCTTGATCCAACAGGCCTCCTCACAGAAGCTGTGGTTACGCCCGGCTTTCCTGAACTTGGCAAACAATGTCATCGATCTTGCGGTCATCGGCAGAGTAATGTCCCTCGAGTCCTGCACCGTCGCTGCGACCTATCGAAAAGCTGTGCTCCAAGGGGGTAGATCTGCATCGCTGCTTGATCGCATAGAGCCGCTTCGCCGCTTTCATCTGTTTGAATCATTGCCGGAAGATGAGAAAAGCACTGAGTCATTTATGAACCAGCTTATCCGTACCCCCCGCAGAAGCATTCATCCTTTGAAGCATCTGCTACTGATTGATTGGCTATTTGATGACCTGCGCTCGTTCCTGAAGGCCTACGACGCTGAAGTCGCCAGATTAGTCCAGCGAGTCGCTAGCACTCCATCGCGAAAACCTGATGAGCAAGTCTCGCTTTCAAACGCTGCGGCTCCAACCAAAAACACTCCAAGGCCCAAACGATTAAAAGGCCAGCTTAAAGAGGTTCTGCTCTCAAAACTGGGCAAGGGCATTCCGAAACAGAAGCTTTGTAAAGAGCTTGAGATCTCGGTCTCAACGATCAATAGGTTGTTGCGTGCCAATCCAGTTACCAATGCCCTGGCTATTGAAGCTAGGAACAGCCGGGAACTAGCGGAGCACAGAGCGCAGTGGCAATATCTACACAATTTGCATCCTGAACTGGGGGTCCAGGCTTTGAGAAACACCATTCCTTCTATCTATGCCTGGCTTTATAGAAACGACAAAGCATGGTTGATGGCCAAAGAGCAAACCTTCGTCAAACCGGCCAAAGTGGAAAAACACCCCATTGACTGGGAGGCCCGGGATTCTCGGCTGCTCAGCATGATACGAACGGCGTACGAGGCGATTACTGGACTGCAGCGCGGTCCAGTCACTACGACCGAGCTTTACGCCCGGGTTCCCATGCTCTCGTCTTGCTTGGAAAATCGGAACCGATACCCCGCCTCAAGAGCATTCTTGTCCACGGTGCTGCATCGCTCCAAGTCGAAGGTCCTTCACGACCACGTGCAATGCGGTAAGGCCAGCGGATTTCGGTAG
- the glmU gene encoding bifunctional UDP-N-acetylglucosamine diphosphorylase/glucosamine-1-phosphate N-acetyltransferase GlmU, protein MSLEIVILAAGQGTRMRSALPKVLHPVAGNSMLGHVIHSARQLDPQRIHVVIGHGADVVRERLAADDLNFVLQDKQLGTGHATAQAVPFITADTVLILYGDVPLIEVETLQRLLKHVVPGQMGLLTVELDDPTGYGRIVRNTDGKVAAIVEHKDASEAQRAITEGNTGILAVPANKLADWMSRLSNNNAQGEYYLTDVIEMAVSDGLLVATEQPHDPMEVQGANDRKQLAELERHYQLREGRRLMAQGVTLRDPARFDVRGEVTVGRDVLIDINVILEGRVIIEDDVVIGPNCVIKDSTLRKGVVIKANSHIDGAVMGEGSDAGPFARLRPGSVLGAKAHVGNFVELKNAHLGEGAKAGHLTYLGDAVIGARTNIGAGTITCNYDGANKYQTTIGEDVFIGSNNSLVAPVTIGDGSNTAAGSTINQDVDKSQLAVARARQRNIDGWKRPVKIKKT, encoded by the coding sequence ATGTCTCTTGAAATCGTCATTCTCGCCGCAGGCCAGGGCACCCGCATGCGTTCGGCATTGCCCAAGGTGCTGCACCCGGTCGCGGGTAACTCCATGCTCGGGCATGTTATCCACAGTGCCCGGCAGTTGGACCCACAACGTATCCACGTGGTGATCGGCCATGGTGCTGATGTGGTGCGTGAGCGCCTGGCCGCGGATGACCTGAATTTCGTTCTGCAAGACAAGCAACTGGGGACCGGTCACGCCACCGCCCAAGCCGTGCCGTTCATCACAGCCGACACCGTGCTGATCCTCTACGGCGATGTGCCGCTGATCGAAGTCGAAACCCTGCAACGCCTGCTCAAGCATGTAGTACCTGGCCAGATGGGCCTGCTCACCGTAGAACTGGATGACCCTACCGGCTACGGGCGCATCGTGCGTAACACTGACGGGAAGGTCGCGGCAATCGTCGAGCACAAGGACGCCAGCGAAGCCCAGCGCGCCATTACCGAAGGCAACACCGGTATTCTTGCGGTCCCTGCCAATAAGCTCGCGGATTGGATGAGCCGTTTGTCCAACAACAACGCCCAGGGCGAGTACTACCTCACTGACGTGATCGAAATGGCTGTCAGCGATGGCCTGCTGGTCGCCACCGAGCAGCCCCACGACCCTATGGAAGTGCAAGGCGCCAACGACCGCAAGCAGCTTGCAGAGCTCGAACGTCACTACCAACTGCGTGAAGGCCGCCGCCTGATGGCCCAGGGCGTGACCCTGCGCGACCCGGCGCGTTTTGATGTACGTGGTGAAGTCACCGTGGGCCGCGACGTGCTGATCGATATCAACGTCATCCTCGAAGGCCGCGTGATCATCGAAGACGACGTGGTGATCGGCCCGAACTGCGTGATCAAGGACAGCACCCTGCGCAAAGGCGTGGTGATCAAGGCCAATAGTCATATCGACGGTGCAGTGATGGGCGAGGGCAGTGATGCGGGTCCGTTTGCACGGTTGCGTCCGGGCAGCGTGTTGGGAGCCAAGGCCCATGTGGGTAACTTTGTCGAATTGAAAAATGCCCATCTGGGCGAAGGCGCCAAGGCCGGCCACTTAACGTACCTGGGCGATGCTGTGATCGGTGCGCGGACCAACATCGGCGCCGGCACCATCACCTGCAACTACGACGGTGCCAACAAGTATCAGACGACTATTGGTGAGGATGTGTTTATAGGCTCCAATAATTCGTTGGTTGCACCTGTAACCATCGGAGATGGCTCGAACACCGCTGCCGGTTCCACCATCAATCAGGATGTGGATAAGTCCCAACTGGCCGTAGCCCGCGCCCGCCAACGCAACATTGACGGATGGAAGCGTCCGGTCAAAATCAAAAAGACCTGA
- a CDS encoding F0F1 ATP synthase subunit epsilon: MAMTVHCDIVSAEGEIFSGLVEMVIAHGELGDLGIAMGHAPLITSLKPGPITLTKQGGEKEVFYISGGFLEVQPNMVKVLADTVQRAGDLDEASAQEAVKAAEKALHEKGADFDYSAAAVRLAEAAAQLRTLQQIRKK; encoded by the coding sequence ATGGCTATGACAGTCCATTGCGATATCGTCAGCGCGGAAGGGGAAATCTTCTCCGGTCTGGTAGAAATGGTGATTGCACACGGCGAACTCGGTGACCTGGGTATTGCCATGGGCCACGCGCCATTGATCACCAGCTTGAAGCCAGGTCCGATTACGCTGACCAAGCAAGGCGGGGAAAAGGAGGTGTTCTACATCTCCGGTGGTTTCCTCGAGGTTCAGCCGAACATGGTCAAGGTACTTGCCGACACCGTGCAACGTGCTGGCGACCTGGACGAAGCTTCTGCTCAGGAAGCCGTCAAGGCTGCCGAGAAGGCCCTGCACGAGAAAGGTGCGGACTTCGACTACAGCGCTGCTGCTGTACGTCTGGCCGAGGCTGCAGCTCAGCTGCGCACGCTCCAGCAGATCCGCAAGAAGTAA
- a CDS encoding DeoR/GlpR family DNA-binding transcription regulator, with the protein MSKRNTPQRRHNILTLLNEQGEVSVDELAKRFETSEVTIRKDLAALESNGLLLRRYGGAITMPQELVGDPAQPISAYKRAIARAAVMRLREHARIIIDSGSTTAAMIPELGHQPGLVVMTNSLHVASALSELEHEPVLLMTGGTWDPHSDSFQGQVAEQVLRSYDFDQLFIGADGIDLQRGTTTFNELLGLSRVMAEVAREVVVMVESDKIGRKIPNLELPWSSVHTLITDDRLPLEARDQIQARGITLICAAII; encoded by the coding sequence ATGTCGAAACGAAATACACCCCAACGACGCCACAACATCCTGACGTTGCTCAATGAACAGGGCGAAGTCAGCGTGGACGAACTGGCCAAGCGTTTCGAAACCTCGGAAGTGACCATCCGCAAGGACCTGGCCGCCCTCGAAAGCAACGGCCTGTTGCTGCGTCGCTACGGCGGCGCAATCACCATGCCCCAGGAACTGGTCGGTGATCCGGCCCAGCCCATCTCGGCCTACAAGCGCGCTATCGCCCGTGCCGCCGTGATGCGTCTGCGCGAACACGCCCGCATCATCATCGACAGCGGCAGCACCACTGCCGCCATGATCCCCGAACTGGGCCATCAGCCCGGCCTGGTGGTGATGACCAACTCCCTGCACGTGGCCAGCGCCTTGAGCGAACTGGAACACGAGCCGGTGCTGTTGATGACCGGCGGCACCTGGGACCCCCATTCGGACTCGTTCCAGGGGCAAGTCGCCGAGCAGGTGTTGCGGTCCTACGACTTTGATCAACTGTTCATCGGTGCCGACGGCATCGATCTGCAGCGCGGTACCACCACCTTTAACGAATTGCTGGGCCTGAGCCGCGTGATGGCCGAAGTCGCCCGGGAAGTGGTGGTGATGGTCGAATCCGACAAGATCGGCCGCAAGATTCCCAACCTGGAACTGCCCTGGAGCAGCGTCCATACCCTTATTACCGATGATCGCCTGCCGCTCGAGGCCCGCGACCAGATCCAAGCCCGCGGCATTACGCTGATATGCGCGGCAATCATCTAG
- a CDS encoding antitoxin Xre/MbcA/ParS toxin-binding domain-containing protein, protein MSKISILGLALSRPPACWSSTYRGYEFRRVQVLMQASHTLGNRKSADRWLGSPVLALNRRSPCEMLTKPSGYPEVRDVLLRIEHGVYM, encoded by the coding sequence ATGAGTAAGATTTCGATCCTAGGATTGGCCCTTTCGCGCCCGCCAGCATGCTGGAGCTCAACATACCGTGGCTACGAGTTCAGACGGGTACAAGTCTTGATGCAGGCAAGTCACACCTTAGGAAATCGTAAAAGCGCCGATAGGTGGCTCGGTTCACCAGTACTTGCGCTCAACCGACGCAGCCCTTGCGAGATGCTGACCAAACCTAGCGGCTATCCCGAGGTTCGAGACGTATTGCTCAGAATTGAACACGGAGTCTATATGTGA
- a CDS encoding TniQ family protein codes for MILAIQPEETVRSFVARTLFIKGKHSSEEVFRKFPKNCILSTDILSIAGTQGWIGCYGFNKILHKHTDYPLKEIFKNIQDISYSRDEYIGRPNLYSSDSTQAGFCPVCVAEDVERLGFSFWRRAHCCELKVCAEHNVELVKRCPYCDKPFRHGGHDLNVMWATCEGQQFKDSSVMLNADQFELKKAQFFAEILSATHHLSEEAVLAALDEKVHQNDKLKLKIWNSRYNQPLGYTIKRRLEIVQEARSRNRLPHGETTDFIIQAILGVYERFADFVIDVKSYGDEVRPVETLWSTYIAGHQESTHFVEENYDQGVGVWCCPFPARDFLRMWDWRPVYYPCCSFERPKRKGPQPRPELVKKAPPGVYRRK; via the coding sequence ATGATCTTAGCTATTCAGCCTGAGGAGACGGTGCGTTCCTTTGTGGCAAGAACTCTTTTTATTAAAGGGAAACATTCTTCCGAGGAGGTTTTTCGGAAGTTTCCCAAAAACTGCATCTTAAGCACGGATATTTTGTCGATCGCCGGAACGCAGGGATGGATTGGTTGCTACGGCTTTAACAAAATTCTTCATAAGCATACTGATTATCCGCTAAAAGAGATTTTTAAAAATATTCAAGATATTTCCTACTCTAGGGACGAATATATAGGTCGTCCGAATCTCTATAGTTCCGATAGTACCCAGGCCGGGTTTTGCCCAGTTTGTGTTGCCGAAGATGTTGAACGCTTAGGGTTCTCCTTTTGGCGACGTGCTCACTGTTGTGAGCTGAAAGTCTGTGCTGAGCACAATGTAGAGTTAGTCAAACGCTGCCCATACTGTGACAAGCCGTTCCGCCATGGTGGCCATGATCTGAATGTGATGTGGGCTACCTGTGAGGGACAGCAGTTTAAAGATAGCTCAGTGATGTTGAACGCAGACCAATTTGAGCTGAAGAAAGCTCAATTCTTTGCAGAGATCCTGTCAGCCACCCATCACCTCTCTGAGGAGGCAGTTCTTGCGGCCTTGGATGAGAAAGTCCATCAAAATGACAAACTAAAGCTTAAAATTTGGAATTCCAGATACAACCAGCCTCTAGGATATACAATTAAACGGCGGCTAGAGATTGTCCAAGAGGCTAGGTCTAGGAACAGGCTGCCACATGGAGAAACTACTGATTTTATTATTCAGGCTATATTGGGAGTCTATGAAAGATTTGCTGACTTTGTCATTGACGTGAAGTCGTATGGGGACGAAGTTCGCCCAGTGGAGACATTATGGTCTACTTATATAGCAGGACATCAAGAGTCAACACATTTCGTTGAAGAAAACTATGACCAAGGTGTTGGTGTCTGGTGTTGTCCGTTCCCTGCTAGGGACTTTTTACGGATGTGGGATTGGCGGCCAGTGTATTATCCCTGCTGTAGTTTTGAGCGACCAAAAAGAAAAGGTCCTCAACCTCGACCCGAGCTAGTCAAGAAAGCGCCGCCGGGTGTTTACAGACGGAAATAG
- the glmS gene encoding glutamine--fructose-6-phosphate transaminase (isomerizing) produces the protein MCGIVGAVAERNVTAILLEGLKRLEYRGYDSAGVAVFTNAGKLERMRRPGKVSELEQALLGEPLVGRLGIAHTRWATHGAPCERNAHPHFSGDLAVVHNGIIENHEVLREQLKGLGYVFTSDTDTEVIAHLLNHKLKDLGDLTVALKATVKELHGAYGLAVISASQPDRLVAARSGSPLVIGLGLGENFLASDQLALRQVTDRFMYLEEGDIADIRRESVQIWDVNGQSVEREAVQYRDGAEAADKGEFRHFMLKEIHEQPAVVQRTLEGRLGDKQVLVNAFGPQAAELFAKVRNVQIVACGTSYHAGMVARYWLEELAGIPCQVEVASEFRYRKVVVQPDSLFVTISQSGETADTLAALRNAKELGFLASLAICNVSISSLVRESDLTLLTQAGREIGVASTKAFTTQLVGLLLLTLSLGQVRGTLAAGVEATLVEELRRLPTRLGEALAMDSTVEKVAELFADKNHTLFLGRGAQYPVAMEGSLKLKEISYIHAEAYPAGELKHGPLALVDDDMPVVTVAPNNELLEKLKSNLQEVRARGGQLIVFADEKAGMTNGEGTHVINMPHIHDTLSPILYTIPLQLLSYYVAVLKGTDVDQPRNLAKSVTVE, from the coding sequence ATGTGTGGAATTGTAGGCGCAGTCGCTGAACGCAACGTCACCGCCATCTTGCTCGAAGGCCTCAAGCGCCTGGAATACCGTGGGTATGACAGCGCCGGTGTGGCTGTCTTCACCAACGCCGGCAAGCTCGAACGCATGCGTCGCCCAGGCAAGGTCAGCGAGCTGGAGCAGGCGTTGCTCGGTGAGCCGCTGGTCGGCCGCCTGGGCATTGCCCACACCCGTTGGGCTACCCACGGTGCGCCGTGCGAACGCAACGCCCACCCGCATTTCTCCGGTGACCTGGCGGTGGTGCATAACGGCATCATCGAAAACCACGAAGTGCTGCGCGAACAACTCAAGGGCCTGGGCTACGTGTTCACCTCGGACACCGATACCGAAGTCATTGCCCACCTGCTGAACCACAAGCTCAAGGACCTCGGTGACCTGACTGTCGCCCTCAAGGCCACCGTCAAGGAGCTGCACGGCGCCTACGGCCTGGCGGTGATCAGTGCCAGCCAGCCCGACCGCCTGGTCGCCGCCCGCAGCGGTAGCCCGCTGGTGATCGGCCTGGGCCTGGGCGAGAACTTCCTCGCCTCCGACCAACTGGCCCTGCGCCAGGTCACCGACCGTTTCATGTACCTGGAAGAAGGCGATATCGCCGATATCCGCCGTGAAAGCGTGCAGATCTGGGACGTCAACGGCCAATCCGTCGAGCGCGAAGCCGTGCAATACCGCGACGGTGCCGAAGCCGCCGACAAAGGCGAGTTCCGCCACTTCATGCTCAAGGAAATCCACGAGCAGCCCGCCGTGGTGCAACGCACCCTGGAAGGTCGCCTTGGCGACAAGCAAGTGCTGGTCAACGCCTTTGGCCCGCAGGCCGCCGAGCTGTTCGCCAAAGTACGCAATGTCCAGATCGTCGCCTGCGGCACCAGCTACCACGCCGGTATGGTTGCGCGTTACTGGTTGGAAGAACTGGCCGGCATCCCTTGCCAGGTCGAAGTCGCCAGCGAGTTCCGCTACCGCAAGGTGGTGGTGCAGCCCGACAGCCTGTTCGTGACCATCTCCCAGTCCGGTGAAACCGCCGATACCCTGGCTGCCCTGCGTAACGCCAAAGAACTGGGCTTCCTCGCCAGCCTGGCGATTTGCAACGTCAGCATCAGCTCCCTGGTGCGTGAGTCCGACCTGACCCTGCTGACCCAAGCCGGTCGCGAAATCGGCGTCGCCTCCACCAAGGCGTTCACCACCCAACTGGTGGGCCTGCTGCTGCTGACTCTGTCCCTGGGTCAGGTACGTGGCACATTGGCCGCCGGTGTCGAAGCCACCCTGGTAGAAGAACTGCGCCGCCTGCCGACGCGCCTGGGCGAAGCCCTGGCCATGGACAGCACGGTAGAAAAAGTTGCCGAGCTGTTTGCCGACAAGAATCACACCCTGTTCCTGGGTCGTGGCGCCCAGTACCCGGTAGCGATGGAAGGCTCCCTGAAGCTCAAGGAAATCTCCTATATCCACGCCGAAGCTTATCCGGCCGGCGAGTTGAAACACGGCCCATTGGCGCTGGTGGACGACGACATGCCGGTGGTCACCGTGGCGCCAAACAACGAACTGCTGGAGAAGCTCAAGTCCAACCTGCAGGAAGTCCGCGCCCGTGGCGGCCAGTTGATCGTCTTCGCCGACGAAAAAGCCGGCATGACCAACGGCGAAGGCACCCACGTCATCAACATGCCGCATATCCACGACACCCTGTCGCCGATCCTCTACACCATCCCGCTGCAGCTGCTGTCTTACTACGTCGCGGTGCTCAAGGGCACTGACGTCGACCAGCCGCGTAACCTGGCGAAGTCGGTGACGGTGGAGTAA